The following nucleotide sequence is from Coffea eugenioides isolate CCC68of chromosome 10, Ceug_1.0, whole genome shotgun sequence.
TTTATGCACTCCCTGGAGTTCCTTCAACAGATAATTGTTTCACTAACATTTAGTGCGTATTGCATATCATGAATGGCAAGCCTCCTTCACCTTTTGGTGCTTCACTGATTTGTATCTGATCTGTGAAACTTACTAACCAGGAGTGCATCTTGTCCGATGTCTTGACTTTTTTCAGTCTCGGTCTTATTGTGAGTCATTGTTTGTGCAGTTTGCTGGAATAAATGGGGTAATGTACTATACTCCACAAATCCTAGAACAGGCAGGAGTTGAGGTTCTTCTTTCCAATCTTGGAATTGGATCAGACTCTGCTTCTTTCATTATAAGTGCGTTAACAAACTTTTTGATGCTTCCATCGATTGGTGTTGCAATGTGGTTCATGGATCTGTCTGGTAGAAGGTAACTTGTTTATCATTTTCCCCCTCTTATACAAGGTTTATCTTTTGATTATGCGTATTATTCTCAATTTTGCTTCGCTAGTTTGTTTGTGTTGCATTTAACACTAGAACCGACTTATTCGTCAGCACATCTAAAAAGCATCTCCTACTTCAAGCATGGAAGTAAGATAGCGTTTCCATCATTTTCCAGAAACCATTTAGAACTGTTTTGAGTCATGCAGGACAAAAAATTTGAATATGAACTGCACCATGACGTGTGTTTTTATCCCACACTCTTTGAGCTGCTCTTGTTTATGAGCTGCAGTTGAATCTTTGGCAAAATATGCACCTCTGAAACAAGTGCATTAGGAGAGGTACTATTCTTTGTAGATAGATTATGAACCACGGACTTAGATGACTTGGCAGGGCATCTTAATCATCATTCTGTGTCATCTAAAAGTAACTGAAATTGCATCTCTCTCAATAACCAACTGAAAATCCTTGAAGAAACCAATCCTCCGCACCGTTAAGGCAGTGAAAGTGAAGGGGCCCAATTGAAGATACTTGTGCTGTAACATGTAGTAATTAGTGTTGCAATTGATGATGATGCAGCTGGCATTTAATGCATGTTGCTACTCGCATTTCTGTTGAAGAATTACTTGTCCTAACTGATATTTATTTCGATGTTGGAGTTATGGTAGTCTAGATGTCAAGTTTGTTATCTGACACAGGACTGTCCAGGTTGTTGTGTGCAGCTCCCTCTTGCTTAGGTTTAACACAAAGTAAATTGTCAAATCACTTGTTTCAGGGCACTGCTGCTCTCGACCATACCGGTTCTTACGGTGTCACTGGTTATTCTGGTTGTTGCCAATGTGGTGGATCTCGGCACCATAGCACATGCTGTGATGTCTACCCTTTGCGTCGTGCTATACTTCTGCTGTTTTGTCATGGGATATGGACCGGTTCCCAATATTCTTTGTGCTGAAATATTTCCTACACGCGTCCGTGGACTCTGCATCGCCATTTGTTCCTTGGTTTACTGGATATGTGATGTCATTGTCACCTATACGCTACCTGTGTTGCTTAGTTCCATTGGTTTGGCCGGTGTGTTTGGCATCTATGCTGTTGTCTGTGTGATCTCCTGGGTATTTGTTTTCTTGAGGGTTCCAGAGACCAAGGGCATGCCCCTTGAAGTCATTACTGAGTTCTTTGCTGTTGGTGCGAAAAAGCCTGCTGCCACTTAAAAAGTAGCTCTACTTGATTGAGATgagatttgatttttctttttcttttttcttattaCTGAGGATTCCATCGCCAATTATCATAtgtgttaattttattatcaagAATAGTAGAAAAATTTTCTCCAGTCCTGTTTGTGTACTGTGTGATATTTTGGTACTAGCAAGCTGCAGATGGTACATGCTGAAGCACTCACGATGGAAGTTGCAGCGTGCTTCataagaaggaaaagaaaaaaagaatggagaggAGGAATGCGCAAGGCAAGAGTCATTCTTATATTTCGCTTTCCTCTGTTGTTTGTTCTTTTAAGTTTCTAGTATGATATTTCACATGTCAGTTGGGCtgtacattttttcttttaaattgctctacattttttttttttttctagcagGGAGGAACAGTAGTATTTAAGAAgctgaataaaaaaaaatttcattgttGGGGCTATCATTCATTTTGACAGTGAGTTTTATCATGTACTTGAAATATgtatttataaaataatatacaaGAAATTATGTAAATAATCACAACCCAAGGCCAAGGGGAGTATCCCTTCCATTATTTTCTCCGACAACCTAACAGGAGAGCTACTTGGTGCCCTCAGTATAAAATACTAAGAATAGTTTCTCCTGGCTCCCAATATTACTCGACAATGCTAAACTTTAGCATGAAACAAAAAAGTGAGGAAAAATATTGTGAATCTTTTTCAAATATACAATAAAGCATCTAATGCAAAGTCAAGGAAATGGCGACAGATTTAGCACACAAAACCAAATACGAAAAGGCATGTCCTAAACTGCAGCTACGTACAGAAATACCAAATATGTTACGCAGAACCCATCTACAAGTGTAAACTGGAAATTCATTTACAGTTCGATCTCCTCCACGTCGCTTCTAGTGGCCGGGCTGGCCTAACAACTCTTGAAACTTGTAAAACCTGAAAGACGCTACTGATTTGATTGTCGGCGAGCTTAAAACTTTCGAAGCCAGACTTAATACTGCCAAAACGTGATCATAATTCAAGGTTTCTCCTCCTCATCAGAAGCTGGTCCGTCCAAAAATGGATTTTGGGCAGAATCTGGATTTGTGTGCTTAGAGGAACTCCGTTCTACCGGTTCTTCAGGCTTCAAATGAGATTTAAATGGCCTCTCCAAATCTTGCGCAGCTCTAGGATCGATCACTAGTTTACCGAGTTTTTGCTCCTACACACAAGAACGTGACACCAAAAGCTTGTTATTAAAGTTGCCGGGTCATGAAATACAGCATAAGTTACATATGCATAGACCCGAAAAACAACACCTGCGGTGAACAGCAAGAACCATCATCCTTAGACGCAACTAGCATCCATCCACCGATATACAGATGCAAACATACACAGAAAGTAGAAATGCTCACCATTCTCAATCGTAGGACATATACCTATGTGGCATAAACAGCAAAGCAATATGCAAGTGCTTGGTTGATAGTTGATACCATTATGGTCTTTGCCCCCCACCGACAGGAAATGACCTAGTTTAGGACCTCAGGATACCACTGTAGTTCATCAAGAAGTACAAGATAGACTACAACATAGCAAGCTAATAGCATCAACAAAATTGACATTCTAGCTTGAGGGCTGTATTAGGTAATTACCATAAAGATCAAGGCTCATAAAGCTTTGTATCAGGTATACGGATACAAAAGACCCCTACCAAAGGCCACTTTGCTTGATTGAGTATCTTAAATCAGCTAAACTAGCCATGAAGTCAATGTATATGGAATTGTTTTCTCTTTTGTCCAATTATATTGAGGAGAAAGCTTTATTAGGCAGGCTTACGTTTTGCAGTGCTTCAAGCTTCCTCTGAAGAGCTTCATGCTCTGCCTGTATACGGAATGGTACACCATGCTTTTGATACACATTGTGTTGTGCCAAATCTTCATTAATTTCACTTGCAGTGGTTGCAAAAGGATGATTTGCAGGAATCCACCTGACTGTATCAGGGTCCACATCCGGGGGTATGGAGTCACCTTCTTTAAGGAAAACCTTTGGTCTCTTCCATTGATACGCACGTGACCTCCTCTTCTGATGGATAGTTTGTTGGTCCTTTGTAAGGGTCACCGGTGCTAAACGGAATACTTTTCCACACATCTCAATTGTTGAGTTGCTTTTACCAATCTTCACCATTGGATTATTGAATGGATCTTCATACTTGAGGGGCGTTGAGCTACAcagaaaaattggacaaaattcGCATTATAAGCACACAGTTCAGTTTAAGAAACCACCAGGCAATGTTTATGTCTTACGTTTTTGAGTTTTCTTTTGTAGAACTTAACAATCCGCCAACAATGTTAGAAGCATTTGAACTTTAAAAACAGGAATTGTTTCCGAAGCGTACATGCCTCTTCTTCTATCAGATAAAAGAAGCACAGACTATGAACTATTCAAGGACTGAAGTGGGAAGGGTGTTGGGCGTTGCCCCTAAGTCCAATAGTTGAAATATGCTTCTAAAAAGCAG
It contains:
- the LOC113749030 gene encoding protein MULTIPLE CHLOROPLAST DIVISION SITE 1 — encoded protein: MASMSTIQLRLHTLPSFQRRDFPCLLEFRTELGMISSSSSSITATGCCARWNDSSTKTLKRKFAVRALSDPPPPVKGDQHNNRLQHQLFTLISHKSPIQPALNSPNPTLNLRHAVASLPTFILPKKKHFTPSFATGLCAAAAFVLFVLRSYTASKSRYSRPGSVADLVRRGQLRSDRRGISTPLKYEDPFNNPMVKIGKSNSTIEMCGKVFRLAPVTLTKDQQTIHQKRRSRAYQWKRPKVFLKEGDSIPPDVDPDTVRWIPANHPFATTASEINEDLAQHNVYQKHGVPFRIQAEHEALQRKLEALQNEQKLGKLVIDPRAAQDLERPFKSHLKPEEPVERSSSKHTNPDSAQNPFLDGPASDEEEKP